One Betta splendens chromosome 16, fBetSpl5.4, whole genome shotgun sequence genomic window carries:
- the LOC114843197 gene encoding CD83 antigen translates to MTANFLGVVVLVSLCVHLAPGEVVKKEATHVKSVTGADTSLQCTVEHKPGVRYRAVRWYKVQAAPAPRLNGLLTRDLSNCTTRRYRGVEREVQLKGESLSLFLPNITCNDGGMYECHLVAHVGEQNREGRVLLTVTDCPEKVAQQPVTDTYLVVLASAVLMLALLIFLISYGSLKNILKDKRGAMKTQVVLDAPLQSLHKKDLMSIYTLGPKTSTVKHVCV, encoded by the exons atgactGCGAACTTTCTGGGCGTCGTTGTGCTGGTGTCTCTGT GTGTGCATTTGGCGCCAGGTGAGGTCGTCAAAAAAGAAGCGACGCACGTAAAGTCAGTGACTGGAGCCGACACGTCACTGCAGTGCACCGTAGAACACAAGCCCGGGGTCCGATACAGAGCCGTGAGGTGGTACAAG GTCCAAGCGGCTCCGGCGCCTCGTCTCAACGGCCTTCTGACCAGAGACCTGAGCAACTGCACCACCAGGAGGTACCGTGGCGTAGAGCGCGAGGTACAGCTGAAGGGAGAATCGCTCAGCCTCTTCCTTCCCAACATTACGTGCAACGACGGCGGCATGTACGAATGTCACCTGGTGGCACATGTGGGAGAGCAGAATAGGGAGGGACGGGTTCTGCTTACTGTTACAG ACTGTCCTGAAAAAGTTGCTCAGCAGCCGGTGACAGATACCTACCTGGTGGTTCTGGCTTCAGCTgtgctgatgctggcgctgctgatCTTCCTCATAAGCTAT GGCAGCCTGAAGAACATCCTCAAAGACAAAAGAGGGGCGATGAAGACACAGGTTGTGCTGGACGCGCCTCTTCAGTCTCTTCACAAAAAGGACCTGATGTCTATCTACACTCTGGGTCCAAAAACATCCACCGTGAAGCATGTGTGCGTTTGA
- the cfap418 gene encoding cilia- and flagella-associated protein 418, whose protein sequence is METDDDLDELLDDIEKRFCHDVCVVSSSSGDSNKAGKSVKDKDGHSKSRTTTTNADLTLSSVTKDIDALLEELLEDDFAHSMELKTKQVERKPLSQSGGRKCCPVFVGGSFVTNGVGTSASKRSCDRLRCTSCDFQVLSFDDCEWDPSSDYLFFRNNVPDRQKLRAKLNKRRGSRAYACQCAWFSSSEPTDLRAQHQLRWVCGKHQD, encoded by the exons ATGGAAACTGACGACGACCTGGACGAACTACTGGACGACATTGAAAAAAGGTTTTGTCACGACGTTTGTGTAGTGTCTTCGTCTAGCGGTGATTCGAACAAAGCCGGGAAAAGCGTGAAGGACAAGGATGGGCATAGTAAAAGCAG GACTACAACCACAAACGCTGACCTAACACTCAGCAGCGTAACTAAGGACATTGACGCACTTTTAGAAGAATTACTGGAGGATGACTTTGCACATTCCATGGAACTAAAG ACCAAACAGGTGGAAAGAAAGCCGTTGTCTCAATCTGGAGGGAGAAA GTGCTGCCCTGTTTTCGTTGGTGGGAGCTTTGTCACTAATGGTGTTGGAACATCAGCTTCCAAGAG GTCATGTGACCGCTTGAGGTGTACTTCCTGCGATTTCCAGGTGCTGTCGTTTGATGACTGTGAGTGGGACCCGTCCTCTGATTACCTGTTCTTTAG GAACAACGTTCCCGACCGTCAGAAGCTCAGAGCCAAGCTGAATAAGAGGAGAGGTTCACGGGCGTACGCCTGCCAGTGTGCCTGGTTTTCCTCCTCAGAGCCTACAGACCTCAGGGCCCAACATCAGCTCAGATGGGTCTGTGGAAAACACCAGGACTGA
- the wdr73 gene encoding WD repeat-containing protein 73 isoform X4: MEETEFADVLDEWFIETLKTYKDLYVYQLENPTQVIEWTSEKNICVAGNSLSKSEILELHLPQRLFAQEIKGLCTERDFKVVRGGFTDGPVCCLVHVPGTRCAVTNDGLTSDLQVWDLGSDDRDVIRRTGGIRGSRNVAGSGSRIAAQPSSQPQVLHGAWSSDVQLSNVTSGQTLYKLGPTSADPLTSLQFVSNCVFLASCCNGNIYIADTRTSAAPQLSPPLQSSPCDSVLWWADASSGLEPCCCRVIRLSSSGHATVSDLRNQKEAVSQAQLNIKTRCCCLNHVRVSWAPALDNCVAVSGFDGAVQIYNTSCWGTALLEAQPLFQHCGHAIALRSNDVPVCITSHVWHPERPRTLLSAASDGSVHVWDWVDS, from the exons ATGGAGGAAACGGAGTTTGCTGATGTTTTAGATGAATGGTTCATTGAGACCCTGAAAAC ATACAAAGATCTCTACGTGTATCAGCTGGAAAATCCTACGCAGGTCATTGAGTGGACGTCAGAGAAAA ACATCTGCGTTGCAGGAAACAGTTTGTCTAAAAGTGAAATTCTGGAGCTTCATTTGCCGCAGAGACTCTTTGCTCAAGAAATTAAG GGTCTTTGTACAGAGCGAGATTTTAAAGTTGTCCGTGGTGGATTCACCGATGGTCCTGTCTGCTGCCTCGTACATGTCCCAGGAACAAG ATGTGCTGTGACAAACGATGGGCTAACCTCCGATCTGCAGGTCTGGGACCTCGGTAGCGATGACAGAG ATGTGATCAGGAGAACAGGAGGcatcagaggaagcagaaatgTTGCGGGAAGCGGCAGCAGAATCGCAGCTCAACCCTCATCACAGCCACAAGTTCTTCATGGAGCGTGGAGCAGCGACGTCCAGCTGAGCAATGTGACATCGGGACAGACTCTGTATAAACTAG GGCCCACATCAGCAGACCCACTGACTTCCTTACAGTTTGTAAGCAACTGTGTTTTCCTCGCCAGCTGCTGTAATGGAAACATTTACATCGCAGACACTCgaacctctgctgctccacagcttTCACCACCACTGCAGTCATCTCCCTGCGATTCTGTCCTCTGGTGGGCAGACGCCTCTTCAGGACTAGAACCGTGTTGCTGCAGGGTCATCAGACTGTCCTCGTCTGGTCACGCCACCGTTTCTGACCTGAGGAACCAAAAAGAAGCCGTGAGTCAAGCCCAGCTCAATATTAAGACACGATGCTGCTGCCTGAACCATGTCCGGGTGTCATGGGCTCCAGCGCTGGACAACTGTGTTGCAGTGTCAG GTTTCGATGGAGCAGTCCAGATCTACAACACGTCATGCTGGGGGACAGCGCTGCTGGAAGCTCAGCCACTGTTTCAACATTGCGGCCACGCCATAGCATTGCGGTCCAATGACGTCCCTGTCTGCATCACCTCCCATGTCTGGCATCCCGAGCGGCCACGGACgctgctgtctgcagcctcCGATGGTTCTGTCCACGTGTGGGACTGGGTCGACAGTTAA
- the wdr73 gene encoding WD repeat-containing protein 73 isoform X5, with amino-acid sequence MEETEFADVLDEWFIETLKTYKDLYVYQLENPTQVIEWTSEKRNSLSKSEILELHLPQRLFAQEIKGLCTERDFKVVRGGFTDGPVCCLVHVPGTRCAVTNDGLTSDLQVWDLGSDDRVTDVIRRTGGIRGSRNVAGSGSRIAAQPSSQPQVLHGAWSSDVQLSNVTSGQTLYKLAGPTSADPLTSLQFVSNCVFLASCCNGNIYIADTRTSAAPQLSPPLQSSPCDSVLWWADASSGLEPCCCRVIRLSSSGHATVSDLRNQKEAVSQAQLNIKTRCCCLNHVRVSWAPALDNCVAVSGFDGAVQIYNTSCWGTALLEAQPLFQHCGHAIALRSNDVPVCITSHVWHPERPRTLLSAASDGSVHVWDWVDS; translated from the exons ATGGAGGAAACGGAGTTTGCTGATGTTTTAGATGAATGGTTCATTGAGACCCTGAAAAC ATACAAAGATCTCTACGTGTATCAGCTGGAAAATCCTACGCAGGTCATTGAGTGGACGTCAGAGAAAA GAAACAGTTTGTCTAAAAGTGAAATTCTGGAGCTTCATTTGCCGCAGAGACTCTTTGCTCAAGAAATTAAG GGTCTTTGTACAGAGCGAGATTTTAAAGTTGTCCGTGGTGGATTCACCGATGGTCCTGTCTGCTGCCTCGTACATGTCCCAGGAACAAG ATGTGCTGTGACAAACGATGGGCTAACCTCCGATCTGCAGGTCTGGGACCTCGGTAGCGATGACAGAG TGACAGATGTGATCAGGAGAACAGGAGGcatcagaggaagcagaaatgTTGCGGGAAGCGGCAGCAGAATCGCAGCTCAACCCTCATCACAGCCACAAGTTCTTCATGGAGCGTGGAGCAGCGACGTCCAGCTGAGCAATGTGACATCGGGACAGACTCTGTATAAACTAG CAGGGCCCACATCAGCAGACCCACTGACTTCCTTACAGTTTGTAAGCAACTGTGTTTTCCTCGCCAGCTGCTGTAATGGAAACATTTACATCGCAGACACTCgaacctctgctgctccacagcttTCACCACCACTGCAGTCATCTCCCTGCGATTCTGTCCTCTGGTGGGCAGACGCCTCTTCAGGACTAGAACCGTGTTGCTGCAGGGTCATCAGACTGTCCTCGTCTGGTCACGCCACCGTTTCTGACCTGAGGAACCAAAAAGAAGCCGTGAGTCAAGCCCAGCTCAATATTAAGACACGATGCTGCTGCCTGAACCATGTCCGGGTGTCATGGGCTCCAGCGCTGGACAACTGTGTTGCAGTGTCAG GTTTCGATGGAGCAGTCCAGATCTACAACACGTCATGCTGGGGGACAGCGCTGCTGGAAGCTCAGCCACTGTTTCAACATTGCGGCCACGCCATAGCATTGCGGTCCAATGACGTCCCTGTCTGCATCACCTCCCATGTCTGGCATCCCGAGCGGCCACGGACgctgctgtctgcagcctcCGATGGTTCTGTCCACGTGTGGGACTGGGTCGACAGTTAA
- the wdr73 gene encoding WD repeat-containing protein 73 isoform X1, whose protein sequence is MEETEFADVLDEWFIETLKTYKDLYVYQLENPTQVIEWTSEKNICVAGNSLSKSEILELHLPQRLFAQEIKGLCTERDFKVVRGGFTDGPVCCLVHVPGTRCAVTNDGLTSDLQVWDLGSDDRVTDVIRRTGGIRGSRNVAGSGSRIAAQPSSQPQVLHGAWSSDVQLSNVTSGQTLYKLAGPTSADPLTSLQFVSNCVFLASCCNGNIYIADTRTSAAPQLSPPLQSSPCDSVLWWADASSGLEPCCCRVIRLSSSGHATVSDLRNQKEAVSQAQLNIKTRCCCLNHVRVSWAPALDNCVAVSGFDGAVQIYNTSCWGTALLEAQPLFQHCGHAIALRSNDVPVCITSHVWHPERPRTLLSAASDGSVHVWDWVDS, encoded by the exons ATGGAGGAAACGGAGTTTGCTGATGTTTTAGATGAATGGTTCATTGAGACCCTGAAAAC ATACAAAGATCTCTACGTGTATCAGCTGGAAAATCCTACGCAGGTCATTGAGTGGACGTCAGAGAAAA ACATCTGCGTTGCAGGAAACAGTTTGTCTAAAAGTGAAATTCTGGAGCTTCATTTGCCGCAGAGACTCTTTGCTCAAGAAATTAAG GGTCTTTGTACAGAGCGAGATTTTAAAGTTGTCCGTGGTGGATTCACCGATGGTCCTGTCTGCTGCCTCGTACATGTCCCAGGAACAAG ATGTGCTGTGACAAACGATGGGCTAACCTCCGATCTGCAGGTCTGGGACCTCGGTAGCGATGACAGAG TGACAGATGTGATCAGGAGAACAGGAGGcatcagaggaagcagaaatgTTGCGGGAAGCGGCAGCAGAATCGCAGCTCAACCCTCATCACAGCCACAAGTTCTTCATGGAGCGTGGAGCAGCGACGTCCAGCTGAGCAATGTGACATCGGGACAGACTCTGTATAAACTAG CAGGGCCCACATCAGCAGACCCACTGACTTCCTTACAGTTTGTAAGCAACTGTGTTTTCCTCGCCAGCTGCTGTAATGGAAACATTTACATCGCAGACACTCgaacctctgctgctccacagcttTCACCACCACTGCAGTCATCTCCCTGCGATTCTGTCCTCTGGTGGGCAGACGCCTCTTCAGGACTAGAACCGTGTTGCTGCAGGGTCATCAGACTGTCCTCGTCTGGTCACGCCACCGTTTCTGACCTGAGGAACCAAAAAGAAGCCGTGAGTCAAGCCCAGCTCAATATTAAGACACGATGCTGCTGCCTGAACCATGTCCGGGTGTCATGGGCTCCAGCGCTGGACAACTGTGTTGCAGTGTCAG GTTTCGATGGAGCAGTCCAGATCTACAACACGTCATGCTGGGGGACAGCGCTGCTGGAAGCTCAGCCACTGTTTCAACATTGCGGCCACGCCATAGCATTGCGGTCCAATGACGTCCCTGTCTGCATCACCTCCCATGTCTGGCATCCCGAGCGGCCACGGACgctgctgtctgcagcctcCGATGGTTCTGTCCACGTGTGGGACTGGGTCGACAGTTAA
- the wdr73 gene encoding WD repeat-containing protein 73 isoform X6 — protein MEETEFADVLDEWFIETLKTYKDLYVYQLENPTQVIEWTSEKNICVAGNSLSKSEILELHLPQRLFAQEIKGLCTERDFKVVRGGFTDGPVCCLVHVPGTRCAVTNDGLTSDLQVWDLGSDDRVTDVIRRTGGIRGSRNVAGSGSRIAAQPSSQPQVLHGAWSSDVQLSNVTSGQTLYKLAGPTSADPLTSLQFLSPPLQSSPCDSVLWWADASSGLEPCCCRVIRLSSSGHATVSDLRNQKEAVSQAQLNIKTRCCCLNHVRVSWAPALDNCVAVSGFDGAVQIYNTSCWGTALLEAQPLFQHCGHAIALRSNDVPVCITSHVWHPERPRTLLSAASDGSVHVWDWVDS, from the exons ATGGAGGAAACGGAGTTTGCTGATGTTTTAGATGAATGGTTCATTGAGACCCTGAAAAC ATACAAAGATCTCTACGTGTATCAGCTGGAAAATCCTACGCAGGTCATTGAGTGGACGTCAGAGAAAA ACATCTGCGTTGCAGGAAACAGTTTGTCTAAAAGTGAAATTCTGGAGCTTCATTTGCCGCAGAGACTCTTTGCTCAAGAAATTAAG GGTCTTTGTACAGAGCGAGATTTTAAAGTTGTCCGTGGTGGATTCACCGATGGTCCTGTCTGCTGCCTCGTACATGTCCCAGGAACAAG ATGTGCTGTGACAAACGATGGGCTAACCTCCGATCTGCAGGTCTGGGACCTCGGTAGCGATGACAGAG TGACAGATGTGATCAGGAGAACAGGAGGcatcagaggaagcagaaatgTTGCGGGAAGCGGCAGCAGAATCGCAGCTCAACCCTCATCACAGCCACAAGTTCTTCATGGAGCGTGGAGCAGCGACGTCCAGCTGAGCAATGTGACATCGGGACAGACTCTGTATAAACTAG CAGGGCCCACATCAGCAGACCCACTGACTTCCTTACAGTTT cttTCACCACCACTGCAGTCATCTCCCTGCGATTCTGTCCTCTGGTGGGCAGACGCCTCTTCAGGACTAGAACCGTGTTGCTGCAGGGTCATCAGACTGTCCTCGTCTGGTCACGCCACCGTTTCTGACCTGAGGAACCAAAAAGAAGCCGTGAGTCAAGCCCAGCTCAATATTAAGACACGATGCTGCTGCCTGAACCATGTCCGGGTGTCATGGGCTCCAGCGCTGGACAACTGTGTTGCAGTGTCAG GTTTCGATGGAGCAGTCCAGATCTACAACACGTCATGCTGGGGGACAGCGCTGCTGGAAGCTCAGCCACTGTTTCAACATTGCGGCCACGCCATAGCATTGCGGTCCAATGACGTCCCTGTCTGCATCACCTCCCATGTCTGGCATCCCGAGCGGCCACGGACgctgctgtctgcagcctcCGATGGTTCTGTCCACGTGTGGGACTGGGTCGACAGTTAA
- the wdr73 gene encoding WD repeat-containing protein 73 isoform X2: MEETEFADVLDEWFIETLKTYKDLYVYQLENPTQVIEWTSEKNICVAGNSLSKSEILELHLPQRLFAQEIKGLCTERDFKVVRGGFTDGPVCCLVHVPGTRCAVTNDGLTSDLQVWDLGSDDRVTDVIRRTGGIRGSRNVAGSGSRIAAQPSSQPQVLHGAWSSDVQLSNVTSGQTLYKLGPTSADPLTSLQFVSNCVFLASCCNGNIYIADTRTSAAPQLSPPLQSSPCDSVLWWADASSGLEPCCCRVIRLSSSGHATVSDLRNQKEAVSQAQLNIKTRCCCLNHVRVSWAPALDNCVAVSGFDGAVQIYNTSCWGTALLEAQPLFQHCGHAIALRSNDVPVCITSHVWHPERPRTLLSAASDGSVHVWDWVDS, encoded by the exons ATGGAGGAAACGGAGTTTGCTGATGTTTTAGATGAATGGTTCATTGAGACCCTGAAAAC ATACAAAGATCTCTACGTGTATCAGCTGGAAAATCCTACGCAGGTCATTGAGTGGACGTCAGAGAAAA ACATCTGCGTTGCAGGAAACAGTTTGTCTAAAAGTGAAATTCTGGAGCTTCATTTGCCGCAGAGACTCTTTGCTCAAGAAATTAAG GGTCTTTGTACAGAGCGAGATTTTAAAGTTGTCCGTGGTGGATTCACCGATGGTCCTGTCTGCTGCCTCGTACATGTCCCAGGAACAAG ATGTGCTGTGACAAACGATGGGCTAACCTCCGATCTGCAGGTCTGGGACCTCGGTAGCGATGACAGAG TGACAGATGTGATCAGGAGAACAGGAGGcatcagaggaagcagaaatgTTGCGGGAAGCGGCAGCAGAATCGCAGCTCAACCCTCATCACAGCCACAAGTTCTTCATGGAGCGTGGAGCAGCGACGTCCAGCTGAGCAATGTGACATCGGGACAGACTCTGTATAAACTAG GGCCCACATCAGCAGACCCACTGACTTCCTTACAGTTTGTAAGCAACTGTGTTTTCCTCGCCAGCTGCTGTAATGGAAACATTTACATCGCAGACACTCgaacctctgctgctccacagcttTCACCACCACTGCAGTCATCTCCCTGCGATTCTGTCCTCTGGTGGGCAGACGCCTCTTCAGGACTAGAACCGTGTTGCTGCAGGGTCATCAGACTGTCCTCGTCTGGTCACGCCACCGTTTCTGACCTGAGGAACCAAAAAGAAGCCGTGAGTCAAGCCCAGCTCAATATTAAGACACGATGCTGCTGCCTGAACCATGTCCGGGTGTCATGGGCTCCAGCGCTGGACAACTGTGTTGCAGTGTCAG GTTTCGATGGAGCAGTCCAGATCTACAACACGTCATGCTGGGGGACAGCGCTGCTGGAAGCTCAGCCACTGTTTCAACATTGCGGCCACGCCATAGCATTGCGGTCCAATGACGTCCCTGTCTGCATCACCTCCCATGTCTGGCATCCCGAGCGGCCACGGACgctgctgtctgcagcctcCGATGGTTCTGTCCACGTGTGGGACTGGGTCGACAGTTAA
- the wdr73 gene encoding WD repeat-containing protein 73 isoform X7, protein MEETEFADVLDEWFIETLKTYKDLYVYQLENPTQVIEWTSEKNICVAGNSLSKSEILELHLPQRLFAQEIKGLCTERDFKVVRGGFTDGPVCCLVHVPGTRCAVTNDGLTSDLQVWDLGSDDRVTDVIRRTGGIRGSRNVAGSGSRIAAQPSSQPQVLHGAWSSDVQLSNVTSGQTLYKLGPTSADPLTSLQFLSPPLQSSPCDSVLWWADASSGLEPCCCRVIRLSSSGHATVSDLRNQKEAVSQAQLNIKTRCCCLNHVRVSWAPALDNCVAVSGFDGAVQIYNTSCWGTALLEAQPLFQHCGHAIALRSNDVPVCITSHVWHPERPRTLLSAASDGSVHVWDWVDS, encoded by the exons ATGGAGGAAACGGAGTTTGCTGATGTTTTAGATGAATGGTTCATTGAGACCCTGAAAAC ATACAAAGATCTCTACGTGTATCAGCTGGAAAATCCTACGCAGGTCATTGAGTGGACGTCAGAGAAAA ACATCTGCGTTGCAGGAAACAGTTTGTCTAAAAGTGAAATTCTGGAGCTTCATTTGCCGCAGAGACTCTTTGCTCAAGAAATTAAG GGTCTTTGTACAGAGCGAGATTTTAAAGTTGTCCGTGGTGGATTCACCGATGGTCCTGTCTGCTGCCTCGTACATGTCCCAGGAACAAG ATGTGCTGTGACAAACGATGGGCTAACCTCCGATCTGCAGGTCTGGGACCTCGGTAGCGATGACAGAG TGACAGATGTGATCAGGAGAACAGGAGGcatcagaggaagcagaaatgTTGCGGGAAGCGGCAGCAGAATCGCAGCTCAACCCTCATCACAGCCACAAGTTCTTCATGGAGCGTGGAGCAGCGACGTCCAGCTGAGCAATGTGACATCGGGACAGACTCTGTATAAACTAG GGCCCACATCAGCAGACCCACTGACTTCCTTACAGTTT cttTCACCACCACTGCAGTCATCTCCCTGCGATTCTGTCCTCTGGTGGGCAGACGCCTCTTCAGGACTAGAACCGTGTTGCTGCAGGGTCATCAGACTGTCCTCGTCTGGTCACGCCACCGTTTCTGACCTGAGGAACCAAAAAGAAGCCGTGAGTCAAGCCCAGCTCAATATTAAGACACGATGCTGCTGCCTGAACCATGTCCGGGTGTCATGGGCTCCAGCGCTGGACAACTGTGTTGCAGTGTCAG GTTTCGATGGAGCAGTCCAGATCTACAACACGTCATGCTGGGGGACAGCGCTGCTGGAAGCTCAGCCACTGTTTCAACATTGCGGCCACGCCATAGCATTGCGGTCCAATGACGTCCCTGTCTGCATCACCTCCCATGTCTGGCATCCCGAGCGGCCACGGACgctgctgtctgcagcctcCGATGGTTCTGTCCACGTGTGGGACTGGGTCGACAGTTAA
- the wdr73 gene encoding WD repeat-containing protein 73 isoform X3: MEETEFADVLDEWFIETLKTYKDLYVYQLENPTQVIEWTSEKNICVAGNSLSKSEILELHLPQRLFAQEIKGLCTERDFKVVRGGFTDGPVCCLVHVPGTRCAVTNDGLTSDLQVWDLGSDDRDVIRRTGGIRGSRNVAGSGSRIAAQPSSQPQVLHGAWSSDVQLSNVTSGQTLYKLAGPTSADPLTSLQFVSNCVFLASCCNGNIYIADTRTSAAPQLSPPLQSSPCDSVLWWADASSGLEPCCCRVIRLSSSGHATVSDLRNQKEAVSQAQLNIKTRCCCLNHVRVSWAPALDNCVAVSGFDGAVQIYNTSCWGTALLEAQPLFQHCGHAIALRSNDVPVCITSHVWHPERPRTLLSAASDGSVHVWDWVDS, encoded by the exons ATGGAGGAAACGGAGTTTGCTGATGTTTTAGATGAATGGTTCATTGAGACCCTGAAAAC ATACAAAGATCTCTACGTGTATCAGCTGGAAAATCCTACGCAGGTCATTGAGTGGACGTCAGAGAAAA ACATCTGCGTTGCAGGAAACAGTTTGTCTAAAAGTGAAATTCTGGAGCTTCATTTGCCGCAGAGACTCTTTGCTCAAGAAATTAAG GGTCTTTGTACAGAGCGAGATTTTAAAGTTGTCCGTGGTGGATTCACCGATGGTCCTGTCTGCTGCCTCGTACATGTCCCAGGAACAAG ATGTGCTGTGACAAACGATGGGCTAACCTCCGATCTGCAGGTCTGGGACCTCGGTAGCGATGACAGAG ATGTGATCAGGAGAACAGGAGGcatcagaggaagcagaaatgTTGCGGGAAGCGGCAGCAGAATCGCAGCTCAACCCTCATCACAGCCACAAGTTCTTCATGGAGCGTGGAGCAGCGACGTCCAGCTGAGCAATGTGACATCGGGACAGACTCTGTATAAACTAG CAGGGCCCACATCAGCAGACCCACTGACTTCCTTACAGTTTGTAAGCAACTGTGTTTTCCTCGCCAGCTGCTGTAATGGAAACATTTACATCGCAGACACTCgaacctctgctgctccacagcttTCACCACCACTGCAGTCATCTCCCTGCGATTCTGTCCTCTGGTGGGCAGACGCCTCTTCAGGACTAGAACCGTGTTGCTGCAGGGTCATCAGACTGTCCTCGTCTGGTCACGCCACCGTTTCTGACCTGAGGAACCAAAAAGAAGCCGTGAGTCAAGCCCAGCTCAATATTAAGACACGATGCTGCTGCCTGAACCATGTCCGGGTGTCATGGGCTCCAGCGCTGGACAACTGTGTTGCAGTGTCAG GTTTCGATGGAGCAGTCCAGATCTACAACACGTCATGCTGGGGGACAGCGCTGCTGGAAGCTCAGCCACTGTTTCAACATTGCGGCCACGCCATAGCATTGCGGTCCAATGACGTCCCTGTCTGCATCACCTCCCATGTCTGGCATCCCGAGCGGCCACGGACgctgctgtctgcagcctcCGATGGTTCTGTCCACGTGTGGGACTGGGTCGACAGTTAA